Proteins from a single region of Acidimicrobiales bacterium:
- a CDS encoding PadR family transcriptional regulator, protein MLELAILGLLKEQELHGYELKKRLCDTLGPLSSVSFGSLYPALAKLEAAGAVKAVEANVAAPFAPVPMTGSIGGELAAFRARRAATRGTRGARGKKVYGITERGERLFAELLEADTTGDDDRGFPLRLAFARYLPADARLGLFERRRALLVERLAKARGSIRAGRERLDNYTRSLLEHGTEATERDISWLDKLIAAERQEDHP, encoded by the coding sequence GTGCTCGAGCTGGCCATCCTGGGACTCCTCAAGGAACAGGAGCTCCACGGGTACGAGCTGAAGAAGCGCCTGTGCGACACGCTCGGCCCCCTGTCGAGCGTGTCGTTCGGATCGCTGTATCCGGCGTTGGCCAAGCTGGAGGCGGCGGGCGCGGTCAAGGCGGTGGAGGCGAACGTGGCGGCGCCGTTCGCCCCCGTGCCGATGACGGGTTCGATCGGTGGCGAGCTGGCCGCCTTCCGGGCCCGCCGGGCGGCCACCCGGGGCACCCGTGGCGCCCGCGGCAAGAAGGTCTACGGCATCACCGAACGGGGAGAGCGGCTGTTCGCCGAGCTCCTCGAGGCGGACACGACGGGCGACGACGACCGGGGCTTCCCGCTCCGCCTGGCCTTCGCCCGCTATCTCCCTGCCGACGCCCGGCTCGGTCTCTTCGAGCGCCGCCGGGCGCTGCTGGTCGAGCGGCTGGCCAAGGCCCGGGGCAGCATCCGGGCCGGCCGCGAGCGCCTCGACAACTACACACGCTCCCTCTTGGAGCACGGAACCGAGGCCACGGAGCGAGACATCTCCTGGCTCGACAAGCTCATCGCCGCCGAGCGGCAGGAGGATCACCCATGA
- a CDS encoding inositol-3-phosphate synthase, with translation MKKTVKVAIAGVGNCASSLVQGVEYYRNADPADTVPGLMHVSLGGYHVGDVEFVAAFDVDAAKVGLDLGKAVFSGQNNTIRFASVGELGITVQRGPTFDGLGKYYRATVEESPAEPVDIAEALRASGADVLVAYLPVGSEVAQKHYAQSCIDARVAFVNAIPVFIASDPEWARRFTDAGVPIVGDDIKSQVGATIVHRMLARLFEDRGMVLDRTYQLNVGGNMDFKNMLERERLESKKVSKTQAVTSQIDNGIAADDVHIGPSDHVAWLEDRKWAYIRLEGRNFGDVPLNVELKLEVWDSPNSAGVIIDAVRCAKLALDRGIGGPLEGPSAYFMKSPPVQHRDEEAHRMVEDFAAGS, from the coding sequence ATGAAGAAGACCGTCAAGGTCGCCATCGCCGGCGTCGGCAACTGCGCCAGCTCGCTCGTCCAGGGCGTCGAGTACTACCGCAACGCCGATCCGGCCGACACGGTGCCCGGCCTCATGCACGTCTCCCTCGGCGGATACCACGTGGGCGACGTCGAGTTCGTCGCCGCCTTCGACGTCGACGCCGCCAAGGTCGGGCTCGACCTGGGCAAGGCCGTGTTCTCCGGCCAGAACAACACCATCCGGTTCGCATCGGTCGGCGAGCTCGGCATCACGGTGCAGCGCGGGCCGACCTTCGACGGGCTGGGCAAGTACTACCGGGCCACCGTCGAGGAGTCGCCGGCCGAGCCGGTCGACATCGCAGAGGCGCTCCGCGCGTCGGGGGCCGACGTGCTCGTGGCCTACCTGCCGGTCGGGTCGGAGGTCGCCCAGAAGCACTACGCCCAGTCGTGCATCGACGCCCGGGTGGCCTTCGTCAACGCCATCCCCGTGTTCATCGCCAGCGACCCCGAGTGGGCCCGCCGCTTCACCGACGCGGGGGTGCCCATCGTAGGCGACGACATCAAGAGCCAGGTGGGGGCGACCATCGTCCACCGCATGCTGGCCCGCCTGTTCGAGGACCGCGGCATGGTGCTCGACCGCACCTACCAGCTCAACGTGGGCGGCAACATGGACTTCAAGAACATGCTGGAACGCGAGCGGCTCGAATCCAAGAAGGTGTCCAAGACCCAGGCCGTCACGTCGCAGATCGACAATGGCATCGCCGCCGACGACGTCCACATCGGCCCCTCGGATCATGTGGCCTGGCTGGAGGACCGCAAGTGGGCCTACATCCGACTCGAGGGCCGCAACTTCGGCGACGTCCCCCTCAACGTCGAGCTCAAGCTCGAGGTGTGGGACTCGCCCAACTCGGCCGGGGTCATCATCGACGCCGTGCGCTGCGCCAAGCTCGCCCTCGACCGCGGCATCGGCGGCCCGCTCGAGGGACCGTCGGCCTACTTCATGAAGTCGCCCCCGGTGCAGCACCGGGACGAGGAGGCCCACCGCATGGTGGAGGACTTCGCCGCCGGCTCCTGA
- a CDS encoding class I SAM-dependent methyltransferase, producing the protein MPADNAAAWDQAAAAYLAGAQLPTDVAHYGPDIGTEADFRLLGDLKGKRVLELGCGAAQNSIAFAKQGAIAIGVDLSAEMLGHARRLADQEDVRVELRQGDMADLAFVRAESVDLVFSACAFGFVDDLSRVFRQVHRVLRTGAPLVFSTAHPAYHLIDGRHADQPLLVRRSYFDTEPMESERFGTTFTMYHHTIAELHTALVRASFSVDTLLEPGPTTSGPRSRDWQEAFRYVPRVLIVRARKEGN; encoded by the coding sequence GTGCCCGCCGACAACGCCGCCGCCTGGGATCAGGCGGCAGCCGCCTACCTGGCCGGCGCCCAGCTGCCCACCGATGTCGCCCACTACGGGCCCGACATCGGTACCGAAGCCGACTTCCGGCTGCTCGGCGACCTGAAGGGCAAGCGCGTCCTCGAGCTCGGGTGCGGCGCCGCGCAGAACTCGATCGCCTTCGCCAAGCAGGGCGCCATCGCCATCGGCGTGGACCTGTCGGCCGAGATGCTGGGCCATGCCCGGCGCCTGGCCGACCAGGAGGACGTGCGCGTCGAGCTTCGCCAGGGCGACATGGCCGATCTCGCCTTCGTGCGGGCCGAGTCGGTCGACCTCGTCTTCAGCGCCTGTGCCTTCGGCTTCGTGGACGACCTGAGCCGCGTGTTCCGCCAAGTGCATCGGGTGCTGCGCACGGGCGCGCCGCTGGTGTTCAGCACGGCCCACCCTGCGTACCACCTCATCGACGGCCGCCACGCGGATCAACCTCTACTCGTTCGTCGCTCCTACTTCGACACGGAGCCGATGGAAAGCGAGCGTTTCGGAACGACTTTCACGATGTACCACCACACCATCGCCGAGCTCCACACCGCCCTGGTGCGGGCCAGCTTCTCGGTGGACACCCTCCTCGAGCCGGGGCCGACCACCAGCGGGCCGCGGAGCCGCGACTGGCAGGAGGCGTTCCGCTACGTCCCCCGGGTCCTCATCGTGCGAGCCCGCAAGGAAGGCAACTAG
- a CDS encoding DUF5318 family protein: MSFRPETLRGAPGAAAAPGQIDYRLAKNAIVKEFRRGRLSRLDVCDAHPELLRTANGMGTPAGQPCPICEEPTLVHVSYAFGPRLPPGGAAFAGGAELAKLTRRAGDVACYVVEVCPACAWNHLARTYSAGRRRRTSSS; this comes from the coding sequence GTGAGCTTCCGGCCCGAGACACTGCGCGGCGCACCCGGCGCCGCCGCCGCTCCGGGCCAGATCGACTACCGGCTGGCCAAGAACGCCATCGTCAAGGAGTTCCGGCGGGGCCGGCTGTCGCGGCTCGACGTCTGCGACGCCCACCCGGAGCTGCTCCGCACCGCCAACGGGATGGGCACCCCTGCGGGCCAGCCGTGCCCGATCTGCGAGGAGCCCACGCTCGTGCACGTCTCGTACGCCTTCGGTCCCCGCCTCCCACCCGGTGGCGCCGCCTTCGCCGGTGGCGCCGAGCTGGCCAAGCTCACCCGCCGGGCGGGCGACGTGGCCTGCTACGTCGTCGAGGTGTGCCCGGCCTGCGCATGGAACCACCTGGCGCGCACCTACTCGGCGGGCCGGAGGCGGCGGACCTCCTCCAGCTGA
- a CDS encoding haloacid dehalogenase-like hydrolase, with translation MGGRLVLWDVDGTLLRTNGVAQRAFDVAAEHVLGRPVGAHEVRMSGKTDPLIALEILVFAGVDDDEARRLVPDVLARLEAELADAKDLVRDQGYVLPGVAAVLAELHEDVDVVQSVLTGNTAANATLKLQAFELDRWIDVEVGAFGSDRHDREELVPVALERVARLRGRTLSAGDVWVVGDTPRDLACARAGGARCALVATGQFGLDQLRALGADEVFADLADSAAVARLLRT, from the coding sequence ATGGGTGGGCGGCTGGTGCTGTGGGACGTGGACGGAACCCTGTTGCGGACGAACGGAGTGGCGCAGCGCGCCTTCGACGTCGCCGCCGAACATGTGCTGGGCCGTCCGGTGGGGGCCCACGAGGTGCGGATGAGCGGAAAGACGGATCCGCTCATCGCCCTGGAGATCCTCGTCTTCGCCGGTGTCGACGACGACGAGGCCCGCCGGCTGGTGCCCGACGTCCTGGCCCGGCTGGAGGCCGAGCTGGCCGATGCCAAGGACCTCGTGCGTGACCAGGGTTACGTGCTCCCCGGAGTCGCAGCCGTGCTGGCCGAGCTCCACGAGGACGTCGACGTCGTGCAATCGGTGCTCACCGGCAACACGGCCGCCAACGCCACCCTGAAGCTCCAGGCGTTCGAGCTGGACCGCTGGATCGACGTCGAGGTGGGCGCCTTCGGCAGCGACCGCCACGACCGCGAGGAGCTGGTGCCCGTGGCCCTGGAACGGGTGGCGCGGTTGCGGGGCCGCACCCTGTCTGCGGGCGACGTCTGGGTCGTCGGCGACACCCCGCGCGACCTCGCCTGCGCCCGGGCCGGCGGCGCCCGCTGCGCCCTGGTCGCCACCGGCCAGTTCGGTCTCGACCAGCTCCGGGCGCTCGGTGCCGACGAGGTCTTCGCCGACCTCGCCGACTCGGCCGCCGTCGCCCGCCTGCTCCGGACCTGA
- a CDS encoding endonuclease/exonuclease/phosphatase family protein: MRIVSFNTHHGLTPAGAVDTDALARYCASLHADVLALQEVDVRAHRSGGVDQAKAVAQATGMAGYFGVARKLGLRGQYGNALFVRGIIDQIETVPLPRHSHDHEPRSFVLADVIVDDRVFTVAAAHLSVHPEEAAPQLEAVLVALRKCHVPRVLIGDLNLKPEQIVPAIQHRAYALASAVTPTFPAAEPHHRIDHFLSEGFDVASVEVLDAAPVSDHRALLVEVH; the protein is encoded by the coding sequence ATGAGGATCGTCAGCTTCAACACCCACCACGGGCTCACCCCGGCCGGCGCCGTCGACACCGACGCGCTGGCCCGGTACTGCGCATCGCTGCACGCGGACGTGCTCGCCCTCCAGGAGGTCGACGTGCGGGCCCACCGGTCGGGCGGCGTCGACCAGGCCAAGGCCGTGGCCCAGGCGACCGGCATGGCCGGCTACTTCGGCGTGGCGCGCAAGCTCGGGCTGCGGGGGCAGTACGGCAACGCCCTGTTCGTGCGGGGCATCATCGACCAGATCGAGACGGTGCCGTTGCCGCGTCACAGCCATGACCACGAGCCCCGCAGCTTCGTCCTGGCCGACGTGATCGTCGACGACCGGGTCTTCACGGTGGCCGCCGCCCACCTGTCGGTGCACCCGGAGGAAGCGGCTCCCCAGCTGGAGGCCGTGCTGGTGGCCCTGCGCAAGTGCCACGTGCCCCGTGTGCTGATCGGCGACCTCAACCTGAAGCCCGAGCAGATCGTGCCCGCCATCCAGCACAGGGCCTACGCGCTGGCGTCCGCTGTCACCCCGACGTTCCCCGCAGCCGAGCCGCACCACCGCATCGACCACTTCCTCAGCGAGGGCTTCGACGTCGCGTCGGTCGAGGTCCTCGACGCTGCTCCGGTGAGCGACCACCGCGCCCTGCTGGTGGAGGTCCACTAG